The sequence CCTATTTGCCCGACCAGTGCATGGCTTTCGACACCTCCCTACAAGTTTGATCCGTCGCGCTGTCTGGAAAGCTGTCGGCTCTGTCTGGATGCTTGTCCATCACAAGCTATCTATGCGGTCTTTAAGAAAGGCGACAAGCTGTTGGAGCCGCAGAAGAAAACCGGATAAGCTGGATACTTCTGAGGATTGCAGCACCAAGATTCATGCAATCTGTTTTCGCAAATGCCCCCAGTAGGCAGTTCCAGCATATCCGCAGGCGACGGTGCCGGTCGTCATAGCCACGATCTGATAGACCTTGCTACGCGGAATTTTGACTTTCACCATAGGATTCAACAGATCGGGAGAATTCATGACTAGTTTGAGAGATTCCCCGGCGGAGAGAATCGGCCACATGCAAGCCAATCGCAGCCGGGTTTCATGGCGGGGAATCGCCATCGTATAAAGCCAACCCTGATCAAGGTGCTCGACCGCCAGGCAAACGAGCTTACTGAGCACGGGTCTGAAGCGTGGAAGATTGTTCTCCTCCAACAGATCGAGTGGCTTTAATCCTACATCATCAAGCAACATTTCAGGAACATAACAACGCCCATTCTGTAAATCGTGGGCGATGTCCTTAACAATGTTCGTCAGTTGTAGCCCCTTGCCGAAGCGTACGCCCATCTCCGACATATGTTGGACATCCCAACGAGCTAATGCCTTACGATGCGCACACATCAAGTCGGTCCAGAACTCCCCGACACACCCGGCCACATGGTATGTGTAGCGATCCAAGTCATCGAGTGTCTTGAGCGCCGTAAGATGTGCCGGAGAAGCTCCAGGGAATCTACTCAAATCCATTTCCATTCCCTGCGTCAATGTCGTAAGTACTCGCTG is a genomic window of Candidatus Nitrospira kreftii containing:
- a CDS encoding Squalene synthase, whose translation is MKLSEMDSSAATTSSKHELLQDLLKKVSRLFYTTLAVVPADVRDQVGLAYLFARAADTIADTELIDRPRRLGFLNRLRIQFLDGHIDWDQIRAIQQAVGPVQQDSAERTLLERLDECFQLFLACSPADRRRIQRVLTTLTQGMEMDLSRFPGASPAHLTALKTLDDLDRYTYHVAGCVGEFWTDLMCAHRKALARWDVQHMSEMGVRFGKGLQLTNIVKDIAHDLQNGRCYVPEMLLDDVGLKPLDLLEENNLPRFRPVLSKLVCLAVEHLDQGWLYTMAIPRHETRLRLACMWPILSAGESLKLVMNSPDLLNPMVKVKIPRSKVYQIVAMTTGTVACGYAGTAYWGHLRKQIA
- a CDS encoding hypothetical protein (conserved protein of unknown function), with the translated sequence MSSLPQKNMFEIFSQGLFEGVKPMLVIRDHLVRHPDRCTHQAVCVPICPTSAWLSTPPYKFDPSRCLESCRLCLDACPSQAIYAVFKKGDKLLEPQKKTG